In the genome of Populus nigra chromosome 19, ddPopNigr1.1, whole genome shotgun sequence, the window TCtagtattattttgataatagcTAACAAGAGCATCGCTTAGAAGCTCAATACTTGTAGTATTTAGAAATCTTTTGTTTATTAGAATACAAAAAGAAGCTTCAGTTTTTCTCGGTATCCAGGTGATTAAGTCATCAGAGGTTTAGAATAGCTGATCCAGTTAGGGGCTTAGAACAATGTAATGACATGTTGAATAGTTCAATTTTGAAGCATATTTTGACCACCAAGTAAACTCGGCCTGCAAGTTTGCTAGGCCAATTAATCTGAAAATCCATTCAAGAACAGCTGAGATTATTTTCATCTTTACTGTTCCATATTTGCAATAATACTAAACATGGGCTACACACAAGTTCTATATTTCTCTCCTATAAATTCCAAATCCAAAATGCTCAAGTAAATGGAAGACTTTCTGTTCAAGAATCGTTATAAAGCACAGGTCAAATAGAGTGCAAAAAAATAAGATCGAATCATACAAGCACCACAAAACCCCATCAAGATGAAAGAGCAGAAGATACCTTGTCTGCTCTTCAACAATGCCCGAACTTCAAGTCTGCATGCAGTAAAGTTTCCAGTTCCATGAGACATTAGAAGTTTTGGGCCACTTATATTGGATGCCAGATCATATCCTTGGGGAATGCAAGGGTTACCAACAAAACCCTCGCTATATATTGATGCTGCACAATAAATATAATGGCACTTGCTATGATTGGTGATCCAAGGGCATTTTTCAACTCTGAAATTAGAACATCAATCATGCATGCAATAAATGTTGTCACTAGAACGAGGACTCATACATGTAATATATCACCACCAAGAGTGAAATATGCAAAATGTGGCCACATAATTTAAGGTAAATTCTTTCCTCTTCAACGTTAATTAGAGATGTAGTGTTCACAATTCAAACCATAAATTTTGCAGCCACACTTTTCTTTGAACAGAGTTACAGATTTGAAAGTATTTCCACAGCCACAATTaggggtgttaaaaaaaaaaccgaacaaTCGAgaaagctagaaaaaaaaattaatcgaaaaaaccgaaccaagaaaataaaacccaACAAATTTCAGGTTCGGTTCAGGGTTGGGTTCAAACTTCTGAACTGTTCAAACTGAATCGAACCGGCTCAGTTTGTAGCTCAAACCAAACCACCCAGGGTATAAAAGGCTTATTTTCTCTGAAACCCTAATTCACTCATTTCCTTTCCTCCCGCATCCACCCTcaccttcctctctctctctcaacagTTTGCTCTCCTCCCCCACAACCTCCCACTCTCTTTCTCAGATCTATGGTCTCaataacaaagaacaaaaaaagaaaaaaaagcacgCTTCTTTCTCATCTTCAAAAACATATAGACTCCTGTGTcatggagagagaaagagacagAGAAGCAAATGTCTAGTGGTCGGAAAATAAGAAAAGGGCCATggaaagaggaagaagatgaagtaCTGAttaaccatgttaaaaaaatatggtccTAGAGATTGGAGCTCCATTCGATCCAAAAGCCTTTTACATGGAACTGGCAAGTCTTGTCATCTTTGCTGGGTTAATAAGCTTAGACCCAACTTGAAAAAATGAGTATCaaattaactaggttaattATATTCTCAAccttttgcaattttaaatgcATGTAGTGATAAATTATCAAGATTTTGATCCTGGGCTGTTTTCGCTTCTCTTATTTTTAGTCCAATGCAATAATGTGTGATTTTCCAGAGATGGTATttcctcttgattttttttttctttttttggttgtgTCTGTGTATGATTTTACAGTGGGTGCAAGTTTTCAGTGGAGGAAGAGAGGGTGGTTATAGAATCCTGAGCAGAATTTGGGAACAAATGCCCAAATGGGCAAGAATTGCTATGTATTTGCCGGGAAGGACTGGTACTGATGGGAAGAATTTCTGTTGTAGACAGAAGAGGCTGGCTAGGATTTTGCAGACTTCAGGAACCCCACCTTCCTCTTCTAATTCCAAGCAACAGAAGCCCATTTTAAAATAGGCCcattaaaaacccaaaaaacaagcCCATTTGAAAGGCGTTAGGTCTCCCGGTTTTcaactgaaaaaaccgacccAGACCAAACCAAACCAGTTTTCAGTTCGGTCCAGGTCAAatttctcaaaaattataaacctGGTTCGGTTGGATTTTTTAGCCTGAACCAGACTGTAAACACCCCTAACCACAATGGATGTAGTCAAAGACAACATCTGGGCCCATTTTCTGCTTTGACAACAAATGGAATAGAGGGGTGGCTAAAGCTACTATGACAAAATATGGTACAAGCTGCAATGCTCCTTGATTTAGAAACCCACTAAACTCAGTCTTCAAATAACAGTATTCTGAAAGAAAAGGTCAGCACAAAAACTTACATGAACTCACATCTCTAGAGCTGTGTCGCTCATGTAGTGATTCCCATGCTGCATCCTGTACAAAAACAATGGTCCTTCCCTAGTTAGGCGTCTTCTACAACAAATTTGTTGCAGAATGCCGATAACGAAATAGCAGCAAATGAACACACAGACAATATGATTGCATTCCATCCTGAGATGATAAACCCTCCCATCCCCTTCAGTTTCCTTTTTATCAAGGGTAAAAAGCTCCCAAGCAAACGTTCCTTCCCTTTCACTTGAAACGCTCTATTCCAAACATAGTCttcaaatttttaatgaaaaatctcAAGTTCCCTCGCCTATGGCAGAAGATGTTGTATTTCAATCTTGCAAGAGcagaattgaaagaaattttattaatgGTTGTTTCTAGCAGAATGTCAGATTGATATTTTATAGCATACATTAATCAGAAAAgtgactggaaaaaaaaaagatgaaaatttgaCATTTTGATAATCAGCAAAGCAATACGTATGGAAACACCTGGCCAAATTTTGGCAAGCTTTGTGCCTGAAGGTTGTAAGTAACTCTAGCCAGTTTGATCCTCCGTGAAGATTGCACTTGTGCTACTTCTCTTGAGGCAAATGTAATCTGCATTTATTAGTTACATCGTTCAAATTCCAAAAAAGAATAACATATATCCAAACAAAGTTGCAGCAACATATTTGGGTTCCAATATAATTATAAGAGAAAGGTGCTGCAGTATAATGAATCACTAGCAACCTTAGACCCATAAATCTACTTGCTTGTATGAAACACAATCCCATTATTGACTACTTTTTGTTCCCGTGTTTAAGCAAATTAGTCTTCCAGCTAACATAAAACAGAGTGATAGCTGCTGTACGCCTGTACATAATGGGATTTTAAGGTCCTGTTATAATGTACATTAATAACCTCTGTTTTGAATTGATAGGTCCTGTAACCACCAACCACCATTGTCGATGTTGATATTTGGCTATGACATCTGTTGTGTAATATTGCACAATAGAATCCTCCTTTCTGTCCCTTCTCCCcacttttttttgtcctttctcCCTCCTGTTTTTCTACTTCTTCATTCAATTTCACTCTACGAATTCCAAACCATGTGTTACCAAGTGTGAACGATATACTATTCCTATAATGAATTAATGCTACAAAACACCAATACGTCAACCACCAAAAAACGCATTTATGCTATTTCCATCATTTACGCAGGTAGACAGCAATtaaaggcaataaaaaaaaaggcaataaaaGAACCTGCAAAGAATTGCCATCAAGTTCCACTATCCCAGTGGTTTTGTCAGCTTCATTTCCCAAACTTCCATGAACATAGTTCACAGCAACCCAATAGTAAACACCCCTTTCTTCTTCTGCATCAAAGACCACATGAACATGTCATTCAAATCAGCATCACTCATTAAACTTTCCTAAGAAAACCATTAAAACTGAAGACCACTTAACCCTCTACATAGTCCCTATATCAAATCTATCATCTCCCTACACTAAACACGTCAACGCATAGCAAGATCAGCTGACCTTTCACTCGTTAATATTTCATTTACCAGCTAACAACATTAAGTTACAAAGCGAAAATCAACATATCTAACTTAAACACCCCTCGTTATCAGAACCCTGATCCAATTACAATCCTAATACcacaaacaatcaaaacaaagcTAAACACATTATCACAAACCTTCAATAACACGTGCCCACTCGTCCTTAAACGCGAACCCGGATGCCCTCAAAACATGTCTGCACACCTCCAAGATCCTCTCTTTCACCTTCCCTTCCAACCCCACCATTTCCTTACCGCTAACCATCAACTGCACCCCAGCATTCCCCCACTCCCTCCTTGGAACCCACTTTTTCGCAAACTCAACCAGAGCCTCAATCAACCCACCCGCACTATCAGGATCCTCCACAAACCCACCCAATCCAGGCCTAACCTTCATTGACCCAGTAATCAATGGCAACTGCCCATTACTAAAACCCGCATTCCCCTCCCTCAACAACTGATATACCCGGACTCTACACCCGCCCCGCCCCGAATCAAtaacaacactaaaaaaacGGGTATTCGGGTTGGCAAACTTGGAGGAACGGTGGGTCTTCTGGGCTGTagaaaaaaggtgaaaaaggAAAGGGATGGTGAAAAGGGTGGCTAGAAGGATTAAAAATTTGCGGGCTTTTTGGGATTTGGTGCTTTGTTGTTGTGGAGGATAGGGTGAAGCGAGAGAGTGCATGCGTGGGTGTAATTGGGTTCGGTGAAGTGGGAAGTAGGATGCTGTGGAAGGTCTGGACTGAAGGGCTGAGAAACCCATTGTCTTTGTGTGTGTTTTGGGACTTGGAAAGGAGAGAAAAGGGAGGGAGATTTGTGGGTTTATCTTGTCTGGTTACATTTGTTGGTGAGATTTTGGGAGTACGTGAGGGTTGAGAGCTAAGAGAAGTGATGATTGTTGGATTGCTTGTAGATTCAAAATTTGatgatctgatttgacaagtaatttttcttcttgtttgtttttttgaagtACATGCTGTTTGAACTGTATCAATAAGATCCGGGCAGGCCAGCCCGGTGAATAATCCGATGACCCATCTATTCGGATTTTGGTCCAGGTTGGTTATAGAAATCCCATTTTTTCTCGTCAAAATAACTTCGTTTTGTCCCCATCCACGTTAAGTTTTGAATCAGTTTTCATAACTATCAATTAAGTGTACCaactttaataagtttttttttagatcctcAACTTTTAGACTGAATTTATTGTTGTGGTTAGCcgcatatttttaaaatttttgaaatttttttgtttaaatttttttttattttaatatacttatatcagaaattttttaaaaaaaataaaaaatattattgtaatatatgtttaaataaaaaatacatttaaaaacaatgattattacaataataaatacttttttaaaatttaattgaatattggTTAACATTTATCATAATTGGTATCCAAGTGAACGAATGCTTCATGTTGGGACACTTTTTAAAGCAGCCAAGGTATCATCATGACCCTCCCACTTTTTAAAATCCATGGATcaatcaaactattttttaggTGGATTGATCCAATGGCGTACGAGTTTAGGAGGATCATGGGCTCTGAGTTAATACAGAAATATTCAGGTATGTCTTTTTTATGCGATTTTCAGCGAAGGCCAAATGGACCTTTGCCAGGTGAGAGTCGGATTGAGTCGAGGAAGCAAGTCTATTCTTGTTCTTCGGTCATGATGCCAGGCAATTCAACACAGTGTTAAGCTCCAATTCCTTACCTAACATGAGGGATCAGGGATTTGACGTTTGGGTTCTGAGAAAATCTTGATAGTTTTCTCGAGaaaatgggtttttgttttttattttattttattttgagacgGCGGGAGATATTGGATTAGTATAATATATAGGCGCCTTCCTGACGCATGGTATGAATATCTGGGCCTAAACAAAGATAGACCAGAAGTctaataaacttaaaatctcAACCCAAATTGATACATGGCCCAAGCTAAGTGTTGCTAGGAGttgtttttattacattttttttatttaattattttgaatagtTATAGAGATATTGaaagttttataatttcattaaattaaatgatgcaGTGGTGCATTTATGCTTGGtttgttgttaattattttaacttgtGACGGTAAATatggaattaaattaaattaaatattacgataagaattgaatttttattatttgaaaaactatattatataatcagtgaatgaatttattatattattatatagtttCCCTAGCTATAATTATCCATTTAACATACTGCTAGATTaccaaaaatactttatttttattttcttgcactGTCCATTAACTAACTACTcttctacaaaaaaaacaaatctaattctTCTCTCTGGTATAGACGACTAAACTAAGaagttggatttttatttattataatctaattatataaaaaaatattattttaatatattttcaaataaaaaatactaaaatctgCTATGCAATGgctatcattttttatgttttttcatgcaGAATATAGTTTGCACAGCCTAATTAAAACACGCACATTGCAGGAGGAGGAGGCGGCGGCATTGCATCCATCGTTTTACTAAGCAATTTTGCCTCTCAAGATGTTATGTAAGCAAGCAATTTGGAGGAGTACTGTACGATATTAAAAGGTGACAAGAAGCTACACCTTGGGTTGCGCGAGAATGGATTGTAGGGAAATAACGGTACAGGACTTTTGGATGGAAGCACATAGCAATTGCTGTGAAGGTTCCTATATTATCCATGTTGTTATCGGTCTCCATGTAAGCAAATGCTTGAAGTTTACTCTTATGTTCCAGGGGGGCATTTCGGTAGTTTGAGCTTGGAAGTTGTAGAttctattgaaaaataattaacttattaGGTTTTGATAGTATAGAAATGAAACTACAAATGATCAGCTCGATGACCACCCGATTCTTGGCTTTGCGCTGCTCTTGGTCGCTATTGCCCCTGGTTAATTATATATGCCAAGCTTGCATGTCCTGATctgatggaaaagaaaatgccTATATATTCTCATCGTTGTATATCGAGGCAGAGTACTATAGTATGTGCTATCCTTTGAAAATATTTCAGGGAATCAGGGAAATTTTTCTGTCTCGggtctttttttcccttcctgATCACAAATCGTAAGCAACCAAACAAGATCGAGGAGAGAAAACCCTAAAATAAGAACATTCCTCCTGCAGCAACAACTCTAGCTCTCTGTagtctatatatatagtacCTGCCAAGACCCTAAAGTGCCTAGATCTTCATTTGCATTAATGGATATATCTACCCCGTCAACAACACCTAAATATTCATCAAGCCCCGTAATGATGAACCCTAACCCAAATAGTGCTGCTCCCACCACAGTTAGCGCCATATCTTCTACTCCTAGCCGCTATGAGAACCAGAAGCGTAGAGACTGGAACACTTTCTGCCAGTACCTTAGAAACCACAAGCCTCCCCTCTCATTTCCCAGGTGTAACGGCACCCATGTCCTTGAATTCCTTTGTTACCTTGACCAGTTTGGCAAGACGAAGGTCCACCACCAGAGTTGTCAGTTCTTTGGCCACCCTAAACCACCAGCACTGTGCCCCTGTCCCCTCCGACAAGCCTGGGGAAGTCTTGACGCACTCATTGGACGACTTAGAGCAGCCTATGAGGCTCATGGAGGGAAGCCCGAAGAGAATCCTTTTGGTGCAAGAGCGGTGAGGATTTACTTGAGGGAGGTAAGGGATTTTCAAGCTAAATCAAGAGGAGTTAGCTATACAAAGAAACGCAAGAGGACGTCTAAGCAAGCTGAAGGGAACAACGGTACCACCACAAGCTAGAATCACCTGATAATAAATATTGAACCTCTACAAGCCTGTGGATTAATCTTGGTGATGATAGCATATATACTACAATAAAGAATaagtttttattcatattataataaattagtaTGATATGTATGCCAACATAACTACTAGATGATATTGGATCTACACATATGCTTGTATAATGTTGATATCTAATTTAGTCCATGATAATGATATTGCCAATTGAACAAAAACTGCTTAAATTTAGCAATATATTTCTATGAATTAAAAGCATATGGTAGCTGAATTTTCtatactattattatcattattgaaCTTTGAAACCGAGAATTattatttccatttttttaaaatatgtattattATGGGAAACATAACTTGCATATTAAtttccaagattttttttttgtaatttctcaaattaataaaaaaaataaggatcatcGTGCTAAATTTAAAAACGTTATAATAATTCGAGATATATTATGGC includes:
- the LOC133679455 gene encoding probable apyrase 6; translation: MGFSALQSRPSTASYFPLHRTQLHPRMHSLASPYPPQQQSTKSQKARKFLILLATLFTIPFLFHLFSTAQKTHRSSKFANPNTRFFSVVIDSGRGGCRVRVYQLLREGNAGFSNGQLPLITGSMKVRPGLGGFVEDPDSAGGLIEALVEFAKKWVPRREWGNAGVQLMVSGKEMVGLEGKVKERILEVCRHVLRASGFAFKDEWARVIEEEERGVYYWVAVNYVHGSLGNEADKTTGIVELDGNSLQITFASREVAQVQSSRRIKLARVTYNLQAQSLPKFGQDAAWESLHERHSSRDVSSSSIYSEGFVGNPCIPQGYDLASNISGPKLLMSHGTGNFTACRLEVRALLKSRQEKCLRRPCNIDSPLFTRLQGKPVSQDNLFFASEFFGLVPRVSLFELEAAGKHYCEDDWDKLKDQHHGIDDLDLLRYCFSSAYTVALLHDSFGISMNDKRIGFANHTGSVPFDWTLGAFIFQSMLEPLESEIINPDEIVGNESVTYFSLFAILLIALLAAFFVLQLRKPQLKTIYDLEKGRYIVTRLPR
- the LOC133679846 gene encoding protein LIGHT-DEPENDENT SHORT HYPOCOTYLS 1-like yields the protein MDISTPSTTPKYSSSPVMMNPNPNSAAPTTVSAISSTPSRYENQKRRDWNTFCQYLRNHKPPLSFPRCNGTHVLEFLCYLDQFGKTKVHHQSCQFFGHPKPPALCPCPLRQAWGSLDALIGRLRAAYEAHGGKPEENPFGARAVRIYLREVRDFQAKSRGVSYTKKRKRTSKQAEGNNGTTTS